The stretch of DNA GCCACATTTTAGATTTAGTGTTTTCATCAAAAATGCTTATtagttttagtcacattttaataatttctacGTGATTAAATTGGTCGACGAAAACTCAAAAAAGTTTAAGTCTAGTTTTagtttcagtaaaaaaaaaaaaaaaaaaaaaaaaaagtattactattttaatgaattaatttaggTCAATACTGGAAATTGGAATCAATGTTGGTGGTGGGCGTTAGGGCTGAgtgtatcgatctaaatatcgacaATGTCGATACACAGACCAGTATCGGTATCGCATCGCGTGCTgggatcgatacttttgttacagtttctcttctacacaaattactcctcacagagttcaagCGAGCACAATTCCCATTATTGCCCAGCCCTAGTGTGCGTGGCCAAATAAAGATAGGATGCAGCAGAATACTGATACTTTTTAGATTTTGACAGGCGCACAATCAAATGGGTTTTGTGTCTGTGCCCTTTAAGGTTAGTTtattacacatatttatttggtattttGGTATTTGATTGTTAATTCTTGGCTTAATACatattgttcttattttatttcccacAGAGTCTGTCATCACCTCTAAGTCCTTGTAAAAAGCATATGGTGCTGCCACCATGCATTACTCTGGTGCCCGAACAAATCCTAGACAAAGAACCACCAACTCCATCTATCAGCAGTGATACCGACTCATCCACCCAAGGGCTTATGATCTGTGCTTCCCCAAGGGAGAAAGGTGAGATTATTTTTATATagtaaagtaagtaagtaaataagttCTGCTCAAGCTGAGTTGctataaaatgttttcaaacatcactcactccaACAGGTAGGAATTCCCCCCGCACAAAGTATTATAAAGGAGGTGCACCCTCAGTAGGGTGTCTGCGTCATGGCACTATCAATAATGCCCAAGCAATGAGGGGGGTTTATCTGCTGATGGGGGGTGCTGCAGCTTCCTCCGCCATGGGTTACCTGGGCACATGCTCACCCGCTAATCTGGAAGTCAAAGCTCCTGACCTGCCACTCAGCACAGATTTCTCAGGCATGGGACCAGCAGGAGTGTACCACACTGGCAGCCCCGCACTCGACTCCCCTCACTTTAACAGCTTCGACTTCGAAGTAGCAGACTCTTTTGATGCTTTTGATTGTGGCGGATTTACTTTCTAAAACTTGGAGGTTATTTATGTGGACAGCTTTAAGGCTACTGAAAAAATATCCTGTTGTCTTTCGCTGGTTTATCAAAAGCACTGGGGCTTTCATTTCAGGATGTTTTATTAGGGTTGCTACACATGTCAGTCAATACGTTTGACCTGCTGTAACATATTTCAATAAGAGTGAGTACAAGATTTTCATATCACTATGTAAAGACAAGGGATTAGCAGATTTGAATGGTAGATTTATCTCTACAAGCAacccctagggttagggttaacgtttcattgtcatttattgttgttattatatatAGATTATAGCAACTATAAAATCAACACCATCCTGAGAAACAAAAGCATGCATAGTTGTGATTGTTTTTGAATATATGTGCTAATATGGATGAGCAGTAATACCATTGTCTTGCTTATGTTGTGACAGCATTATTATAAGCTCTAAGCTGAGTATCAAGTTACATTTAAGAAAAGCTGTAATATCACAAATTTAGACATGCCTGAAATATGcagtcattttattcatttaaagtcaTATTGTTTGTTGTGAAGTGTATATGTTACTGGAAACGTCACAGATGTTAATAGGAGACTGGAAATAACACACACTTCTGTAGCATTTCTGTGTAATGTTAAAGTATTATACATATTTTACAATATCAAATTTGCTAGATAGAGCGTCATTtgatttttcatgtatttaacTTGTGACCATGAACGAATTAGCTCTTCTTAATTTTTATGTATGTTCTTTTTTACCTTcaggtgtttgtttcttttagatctatgtcaaataaaaagcagatgttCTTTTGTCATACGTTTGACTTGTGAATAAAATTGATGTGTGGAAACATGTTTTACtgctacatactgtatatgttgaATCAGATGAAAATAACCTGTTCTTCTGGCAGTATGATCACCTGTGCTGGAGACAGAAGGACAGTCTGAGAACATCTGGTTGATGAGTGGATTGAGACAGGGCATGGAAGTGAGATAATTATAACAATGTGTTATGTGATGAATGTTGTCTTATTTGTTAAAATCCTGTCAGTATGCTGATAACCTATTGTTACTGCTTCTTCAAAAGCAACGcattatttctctgtctttttacaTATGATACTCTGATCGGAATAATTAAGTAGtgtgatgaatgaaaaaactaaacaccCTCTGGTCAGTCTCAGAGGTCAGAAATGAATGTATATTTTCTCAAGGCAGGAAACAGAGACATACAAAATATTCCCCTGTCTCCTACTTATTGAGTTATTAATGAGATAATTACATGTGTCAATGCATGCCAATGCAGTTGGCTCATATATTATTGTTGAGCACATACAATTTCTACCATAATGAGTGAAAACTGTCTTTGAGATTACATTAAGGATATACTGTAATTGCACAGCTTATAGTTTTCAGGGTCACACCATTCAGTGCAATTAACATTTATGTCCTGTATATTTGAACCTGCATTCAGTACACCATTTCATCTTTTAAGTGTTCATGCAGTCTTCAAATTACATGttgcacatttacatttctgtgttattattgttaattgttgtataattatGGAAGCATAGCAGATGCAAATGTAGTCAAAGTCCAGTACCTATACGTCAATCTTCACCCAGCATATCCATACATGCTGCAGCCACTGGCTGTGTATACAGTGTGTTTCCCTGTACTGACAATATATTACAAATGAACTGCActgcaaatattttaatgaattggaagaatgtgaagaaatacagaaagaagATATAAACCCTACTGcaaccaagcacaaaaaaatactCCAGGACCATTAGGAGGTTCCATAACTTGTGTTTAGTGGGAGTggtaaaacaaatattaaatatgagtCAGTCTTGTGCTTTTAGCCTATAACAAAGACACTTAAGGGTTTAACACCATGACCCTGCAAACAAgtaatataaaaacaactgcTTGACACATTCAGAAACAGATCAAACACTCAAGTATCTATAACAGGGGCAAAtccttagcaaaaaaaaaaaagaaaaaaaaaaggacacataCTGCAAAGACAGATTATAGTGAAATGGTCATTTCATGGAAGCAACCAGACTCATAAATGTGTTGTGATATGGTGTTATCAAAATGTGAACTCAATTCCCAGATAAGAAGCGTAACATGTTTTCAGTGAACTCTGATAGaggatttcaaaaataaaagcagcatatCTCCAAAGCCTTTTTCATAGCAGCTCAAGGACTAATaactttagacaatgaaattcatCAGCAAATTGTTGATGTACAGCCTCCTTCGCTCTCCTACCAAAGGTGCAAttgttaactgactgctgtCCAGAGGTTTTGGACCATTCCTCTGTGGGTAgagagtttgttcaaggtccttgcctctgccactgatgtcagggactTGTGACCAGTTTGTTCGCCAGCTGTAGTTCCAGGTACatataggtctgaaccacctctacacactccacGTTAACAGGTGGCAGGTGGGACCTGGACCTCTGAAAATCCACTACCATCTCCTTGCTTTTAGCTGTATTGATCAGAGGAAGTTCTTTCTGCAACATTCGATAAAGTTGTGCACCAGATTCttgtcctccttctcttttccatgCCTGATACATCCCACAATTGCACAATTCTGAGAATTTCTGCATCTGACATGACTCGTATTGTAGTTGAAGCCTGAGATATACAGGGTAAACAGGACAGGGGAGAGTGCAGTCCCCTGCTCCATCAAAGTGATCTTGATGGTGTGAGGGCTGGCTACAAGCCATTTGTCTATAGCAGTGACTGTGGAAGGTGATGGTCGGACACTATCAAGTCTGGTGTTACTGTGTTACTCTAAGCTAAAGCAGAAAGAGCAGAAGATGGCGGGCCAGCCGAACCTGTTAAACAAGTCTTTGAACTAGTTTGCCCTCTCCTCATCCCCATCCACAGTGCTCTTCTTCTTGGAGCTACAGGCGACAGTCTTAATGTCGTTCCACACCTCTTTAGTGCAGCCACCCTTAACCCTCAGGCaactgggacatttttgtccatttagGAAAAAATGTCCTCTTCATTTGGCTgccattttggctgtgttaggGCATATGGCACATTTTTTGTAACAAAATCTATCTCTACACaagttttgaaattaaaaaaaaaaaaaaaaaaaaaaaaaaaaaagaattctaaaaggtcaacagaacactgtgaaaAGATTTACCATCCTCTTGTAACCTTATcggacaaaaacgtccatgtccagAAGGAGAGTCTGATGTGGACTTTGTGGAGGAGTCTGATCATTTTGCtcagaagaaaatattaatCTGTTAAGTTTTTATGGCAGTTTAGTAAATTAAAAGAATGCCAGAAATGCCAGAAGGTTAAACTTATTCTCCACCTTTTCAAAGtagaacattattattattgttgttgttatgttaaAATGGGTCAATTTAACCAGCAAcataacaggagggttaaatatttttttccatataaaataagaaaatgtaagAATAAACATGACTTATGTGcatatccttttttttcaaagtagAACATAatctatttgttttgttttcgacTAATCTTAAATATCTTAATCTCACAACACGTGTATACCGCATGTACCATTTCTCACCATTAGTGCAGAGGTAACGTGCCTTCTCTGGTACTTCTGTCAAATACGCCGTACAGTAGCCCCGCCTACTTTTACAAGTGTAGTAGTGGTAGCAGCAGTGGTAGCAGggccctccctctgtctctgcagatAAATATTCGCAGCCTGCTATTCCAGGCATGGATGACGGTTGCGGTGAGACATGGCAGTGCGACATTACACTCTCGACTTTAGCCTCTCTACGGCAGGTAAGATAAGCGCGGTGAGGGTGTGAATGCCGTCAGTACGCTCAGGTGACAGTTACTGCATCAGGGCTGCATgctagctagctggctagccTGCTAATATTAACCTGCTAGGCTGTAATTGTCCTTCAGAACAGTAACGTTGCATTGACTTGGCGGCTGCATAGCTTATACATTTGACAGACGGAGTTGTAAAACTGACAGTTAGTGAaggtaaatatttttaatgccCTTTCTACCGTAGTGTGCTGCAAAACGCTCACGTTACATTATTAGTCCGTTACTGGACAGCGACTCATTACCTTTCTGGCTAACAATGTGAATAAAGTATGTTCAATCCAGCGATGTCGCACCGGAAGTGGCGCACTTTCGACCATTTTTGTAGTTTGCTGTGGGGTGGGCAATACTCCAAAATTAAAGtcgatactgatactttttaCTGACAAAAGAAGCTACTTTTATGTAGAGCAACGCATCGTCTATCATTAAGTGAATGTATTATCaatattgaaatgaaaataaaaaaagaagtgtatGATGCttgaatgattttgtttttaatttatttaactacTTATTATTGGATATATTAATCTAAAATAGAATAGGACTGGTATATCTGTATATTAAAATGCAGCATACATGTTAATCAATATGTAGTAATATAGTGATGATCCAGCAgtataaaatgtaatgtaaaatgtaaaaatgtgcttGACATTCTACCCGCATAATGAGCACTCATTAACCTTTACTTGTaatgacatatttaaattatCTTGTTACTACTCTTACACCATTAAACTAACTCATCTTTCAGCATAAGAATATGTAAAGTTGGCTCATTAGTCTGGTTTCATTCATTGGTTTGTCCTCTCTCTGTTCCCAGTTGACGCCACCTCAACAGTTCCTGGGTTGCTGTCCATATTTCATGAGCAGGAACTGACAGAGACTGTTCATGATACAAACGGACATGGATACCTTGCTACGTTTGTAGGGAAAAATGGCCGgtaagaatgtttttttttctttctttttttatcaagCAAAAACAATGAAGGTTGAGTGATGTTTTGGTTTGAGAGGCGTTCACTAAACAGTTAGTACAGTGGGCCCTCTCCAgtctgagaaaaagaaattccAGAACATTCATCGTCCTTCACCAGTCCTGTGTATCATTGCCACGAAGGAAAGGGAAAGATCTTTTCCAACCATTTATAATAAACCCATTTGTGATCCATTTATTTACAGGGTATTTC from Mugil cephalus isolate CIBA_MC_2020 chromosome 15, CIBA_Mcephalus_1.1, whole genome shotgun sequence encodes:
- the LOC125021314 gene encoding uncharacterized protein LOC125021314, which translates into the protein MNISRIHQGMLRMYGGFIFKQWKKRFLLLAAEGRLLVCHDPSSPPDQLVLLQSSCEAIVEGKEILDLPKLPSGGSRDCCFALILPQNKYLLLLAETPADCSQWLNVLKKVKRSLSSPLSPCKKHMVLPPCITLVPEQILDKEPPTPSISSDTDSSTQGLMICASPREKGRNSPRTKYYKGGAPSVGCLRHGTINNAQAMRGVYLLMGGAAASSAMGYLGTCSPANLEVKAPDLPLSTDFSGMGPAGVYHTGSPALDSPHFNSFDFEVADSFDAFDCGGFTF